One Candidatus Acididesulfobacter guangdongensis genomic window carries:
- a CDS encoding phospho-N-acetylmuramoyl-pentapeptide-transferase produces the protein MIFIFNQIFFRFITFRASYALIIALLLSIIFGKTFIKLLKKFHVSQTIREDGPKSHISDKKNVPTMGGLLILFSILIPVILFTNLFNFYIYMAIITIVSFAFIGFLDDYLKVKRQNSKGLRGKYKILMQGIFALIISVILYIKVPSLSFIVIPFVKNYYFNLGPFFIILSMFVIVGSSNAVNLTDGLDGLAIGIFATAIAGYLIFSYASSNFKFADYLSIPFIYNIGEIVVFCAALLGASIGFLWFNAYPASVFMGDTGSISLGAILGYISIVTREEILLAVIGFVFVIEALSVIFQVGSYKLRKKRIFKMAPIHHHFEMGGVPEPKIIIRLWIVSLILTIFALSTLKLRFF, from the coding sequence ATGATTTTTATATTTAACCAGATTTTTTTCAGGTTTATAACATTCAGAGCTTCCTATGCTTTAATCATTGCCTTACTTTTAAGTATAATTTTTGGAAAAACATTTATAAAATTGCTTAAAAAATTTCATGTTTCTCAGACAATTAGAGAAGATGGTCCAAAATCTCATATATCTGACAAAAAAAATGTTCCAACGATGGGAGGGCTTTTAATATTATTTTCTATATTAATTCCGGTAATTTTATTCACTAATTTATTTAATTTTTATATATACATGGCGATTATTACAATCGTATCTTTTGCGTTTATCGGATTTTTAGACGATTATCTAAAGGTAAAAAGGCAAAATTCTAAAGGATTAAGGGGAAAATACAAGATTTTAATGCAGGGCATATTTGCCCTGATAATTTCAGTAATTTTATATATCAAGGTTCCGTCGTTAAGTTTTATAGTTATTCCGTTTGTTAAAAATTATTATTTTAATCTTGGACCTTTTTTTATAATTTTATCAATGTTTGTGATAGTAGGCTCGTCTAACGCGGTAAATCTTACCGACGGACTTGACGGGCTTGCAATAGGAATATTTGCTACTGCTATTGCCGGCTATCTTATATTTTCGTATGCAAGTTCAAATTTTAAATTTGCAGATTATTTATCTATACCGTTCATTTACAATATAGGAGAAATAGTTGTATTCTGCGCCGCTTTATTAGGAGCTTCTATCGGCTTTTTGTGGTTTAATGCCTATCCTGCTTCTGTTTTTATGGGCGATACCGGTTCAATATCGCTTGGGGCTATCCTAGGCTATATATCAATTGTAACAAGGGAAGAGATATTGCTTGCAGTTATAGGATTTGTTTTTGTGATTGAGGCTTTAAGCGTTATTTTTCAAGTAGGTTCTTATAAACTGAGAAAAAAAAGAATATTTAAAATGGCGCCTATACATCATCATTTTGAGATGGGGGGTGTGCCGGAACCAAAAATAATAATAAGATTATGGATAGTAAGTCTGATTTTAACTATATTTGCTCTATCAACATTAAAACTTAGGTTTTTTTAA
- the murD gene encoding UDP-N-acetylmuramoyl-L-alanine--D-glutamate ligase encodes MKLFKPQKPRILAITGTNGKTTATSMCSAAASVSGIKAFTGGNFGIPFIDGVREKDCSNFILEISSFQLEWVYEFNSDAAVLLNVQDDHLDRYENFDEYRLTKYKIFKNHTINDTAILNYEDYNAAIVKDIIGSLPILFGFDENKCNIYYKDETIYFKLKEFYGIDDKISLKDFKDKRKFVIEDMMAASGALLAFGIPLDAIEKSFKDYKLLKHRVEFIGNIDNINFYDDSKATNPAAVISALESVKSPVVLILGGKDKGFNYDILIEPVKKHVRACILIGETADMIYKTLNGTVDMIRASDMNDAVKKAYNAALSEFESHAYSRAAGSPVDFQCSVLLSPASSSFDMFKDYNERGEVFKKCFNKLRETERLIKA; translated from the coding sequence ATGAAGCTTTTTAAACCGCAGAAGCCAAGAATATTGGCTATCACCGGCACGAATGGGAAAACTACCGCGACATCTATGTGCTCTGCAGCGGCAAGCGTTTCCGGCATCAAAGCTTTTACGGGAGGTAATTTTGGAATTCCTTTTATTGACGGCGTCAGAGAAAAAGATTGCAGTAATTTTATTTTAGAAATATCCAGTTTTCAGTTAGAGTGGGTTTATGAATTTAATTCCGATGCTGCCGTATTATTAAATGTTCAAGATGACCATCTCGACAGATATGAAAATTTTGACGAATACAGGCTGACTAAATATAAAATATTTAAAAATCATACTATTAATGATACGGCAATATTAAATTATGAGGATTATAACGCTGCTATAGTGAAGGATATAATAGGTTCTTTGCCTATTTTGTTCGGTTTTGATGAAAATAAATGTAATATTTACTATAAAGATGAAACTATTTATTTTAAATTAAAAGAATTTTACGGTATCGACGATAAAATATCCTTAAAAGATTTTAAAGATAAAAGAAAATTCGTGATAGAAGATATGATGGCTGCTTCAGGCGCTCTGCTTGCTTTTGGGATACCGTTAGATGCTATAGAAAAATCATTCAAAGATTATAAATTACTAAAACATAGAGTGGAATTTATCGGAAATATTGATAATATTAATTTTTATGACGATTCAAAAGCGACAAATCCGGCAGCTGTAATAAGCGCCCTTGAATCAGTCAAAAGTCCGGTAGTTCTGATTTTGGGCGGTAAAGATAAAGGTTTTAATTATGATATTTTAATTGAACCGGTAAAAAAGCATGTAAGAGCATGTATTTTAATTGGCGAGACGGCAGATATGATATATAAAACTTTAAACGGTACCGTTGATATGATTCGGGCTTCCGATATGAACGATGCTGTTAAAAAAGCTTATAATGCAGCATTGTCAGAGTTTGAATCGCATGCATATTCGAGAGCGGCGGGCAGCCCCGTGGACTTTCAATGTTCGGTTCTGCTTTCTCCTGCGTCGTCAAGTTTTGATATGTTTAAAGATTATAATGAAAGAGGGGAAGTGTTTAAAAAATGTTTTAATAAATTAAGAGAGACAGAGAGACTAATAAAAGCATAA
- the ftsW gene encoding putative lipid II flippase FtsW has protein sequence MNVKNNQMINYGRAFIRKYDTAMFLSVCVLTALGLVMVYSTSAMTSIIDYGNSYHFLLRQGIYVIISAVALGFFMKNDYHILKSFYVILLVAITVLMLLVFVPHIGLTAGGSRRWIDLRLLNIEPSEFLKVIFIIFLAVFLEKKKELLNQNRYSIIFLAPMLIMGFFDIFLLKEPDFGTVAVLFAITIIMLFAGGVSLVYIVSILLFGSVAAYFLIFSVTYRRDRILAFLHPFKDKTGIGFQIIQSMFAFARGGVFGVGLGNGKEKLFFLPTPYSDFIFSTVGEELGLIGVTVFIALYLILAYRGLKIALYAPDLFGTYLALGLTSLLVVSAFINIGVVTDFLPTKGLALPFISYGGSSLLASAIAVGIILNISSQSLRKKDD, from the coding sequence ATGAATGTAAAAAATAATCAAATGATAAATTACGGCAGAGCGTTTATACGCAAATATGATACTGCCATGTTTTTATCTGTGTGTGTGCTGACGGCGCTTGGGCTTGTAATGGTCTATTCCACCAGCGCTATGACATCTATTATAGATTATGGGAATAGCTATCATTTCCTTTTAAGGCAGGGAATTTATGTAATAATTTCAGCTGTAGCCCTGGGTTTTTTTATGAAAAATGATTATCATATCCTAAAATCGTTTTATGTAATACTTTTAGTCGCGATAACTGTATTAATGTTATTAGTTTTTGTGCCGCATATAGGTTTAACCGCCGGAGGTTCAAGAAGATGGATTGATTTAAGATTATTAAATATTGAGCCTTCAGAATTTTTAAAAGTTATATTTATAATTTTTCTCGCGGTATTTCTGGAAAAGAAAAAAGAATTGCTTAACCAAAACAGGTATTCTATTATATTTCTTGCCCCTATGCTTATTATGGGATTTTTTGATATTTTTCTTTTGAAAGAACCTGATTTCGGAACAGTCGCAGTTTTATTTGCTATAACGATAATAATGCTGTTTGCCGGCGGAGTGTCTTTAGTATATATTGTATCTATCCTTTTATTCGGTTCTGTTGCTGCATATTTTTTGATTTTTAGCGTTACATACAGAAGAGATAGGATACTTGCTTTTCTTCATCCGTTTAAGGATAAAACAGGTATAGGTTTTCAGATTATACAGTCAATGTTTGCATTCGCCAGAGGCGGAGTTTTTGGGGTAGGTCTCGGCAACGGAAAAGAAAAGCTTTTTTTTCTTCCGACGCCTTATTCTGATTTTATATTTTCAACGGTAGGCGAAGAACTTGGTCTGATTGGAGTGACCGTGTTTATTGCTCTTTATTTAATTTTAGCATATAGAGGTCTAAAAATAGCTCTGTATGCGCCTGACCTGTTCGGTACATATTTAGCCTTAGGTCTTACAAGTCTTTTAGTTGTGAGTGCTTTTATAAATATAGGTGTGGTGACCGATTTTCTGCCTACAAAAGGACTTGCTTTGCCTTTTATAAGCTACGGAGGGAGTTCGCTCCTTGCTTCAGCGATAGCTGTGGGAATAATATTAAATATTTCATCCCAATCTTTAAGAAAAAAGGATGATTGA
- the murG gene encoding undecaprenyldiphospho-muramoylpentapeptide beta-N-acetylglucosaminyltransferase, which produces MNFVIAGGGTGGHLFPGLAVAEKIKEIDPSANIYFIGTSKGIENKLKDECGLQLYIISATGFSGKKIMNKIKSFADTVAVFKEVKDIFKKIKPDFVLGLGGYSSFVPVFYAKITGVSSGIMEQNLEPGLSNKILGYFKITVFASFKETKKYFPFSKFIFSGNPVRKNILNIVPKPPDVNKKELTIFIFGGSQGASSINRAVMNLISSLDADIKQEITIFHQTGEKDYNDINYFYSNCGIKRYEVFKFTNNIEKYYELSDIIVARSGAGTVSEIIAVKKPAILIPYPYAAKNHQFKNADYLLNINGAYLIKDNENLSKELLQTVEKIFYNRYLLNNIYSSLNKINIQDSALNIADIILGNSK; this is translated from the coding sequence ATGAATTTTGTGATTGCGGGAGGCGGTACCGGAGGACATTTATTTCCTGGTCTTGCGGTAGCGGAAAAAATAAAAGAAATTGACCCTTCTGCCAATATTTATTTTATAGGGACGTCAAAAGGTATTGAAAATAAACTTAAAGACGAATGTGGGTTGCAATTATATATAATCAGCGCTACCGGGTTTTCAGGTAAAAAAATTATGAATAAAATTAAATCTTTTGCAGATACTGTTGCCGTGTTTAAGGAAGTGAAAGATATATTTAAAAAGATAAAGCCCGACTTTGTTTTAGGCTTAGGAGGATATTCATCTTTTGTTCCTGTATTTTATGCTAAAATAACTGGTGTATCTTCTGGCATTATGGAGCAAAATTTAGAACCCGGTCTTTCAAATAAAATACTTGGATATTTTAAGATAACAGTTTTTGCATCGTTTAAAGAAACAAAAAAATATTTTCCGTTTTCTAAATTTATTTTTTCAGGGAATCCGGTAAGAAAAAATATCTTAAATATCGTTCCTAAACCGCCGGATGTCAATAAAAAGGAATTGACGATATTTATTTTTGGCGGTTCGCAGGGAGCATCGTCTATAAATAGAGCAGTTATGAATTTAATTTCATCGTTAGATGCAGATATTAAGCAGGAAATAACGATATTCCATCAGACGGGTGAAAAAGATTATAATGATATAAATTATTTTTATTCTAATTGCGGCATTAAACGTTATGAGGTTTTTAAATTTACCAATAATATAGAAAAATATTATGAATTATCTGATATAATAGTTGCGCGCTCCGGCGCAGGGACGGTATCTGAAATTATAGCCGTTAAAAAACCGGCAATTTTAATACCTTATCCCTATGCGGCTAAAAATCATCAATTTAAAAATGCCGATTATCTTTTAAATATCAATGGAGCTTATCTTATAAAAGACAACGAGAATCTTTCAAAAGAATTACTCCAAACCGTAGAAAAAATATTTTATAATAGATACTTATTAAATAATATCTATAGCAGTTTGAATAAAATAAATATTCAGGATTCCGCTTTGAATATTGCCGATATAATTTTAGGAAACAGTAAATAA
- a CDS encoding UDP-N-acetylmuramate--L-alanine ligase, protein MENINKKIHLIGIGGSGMSGIAEVLINSGYTVTGSDIEYSNTIKKIESLGGKVYIGHNSSNINEAEIVVYSSAIKDDNIELVEAKNRKLTVLRRAEMLAELLSLKKGIAIAGSHGKTTTTSMISNILGYAGLDPTFVVGGKVFGIDMHSKVGKGDFMVVEADESDGSFLKLKPDYCVVTNIDYEHLNFYGGIENIKSAFKDFINNISFLGFASLCADNNILRSLFPDLSRKYFTYGIEQEADYYALNIELEKEFSRFDVYCKNKFIKKFKLSVPGMHNIYNALGAITLTMELGIETDSIFEALKDFHGVERRFQIKKEDERIIIVDDYAHHPVEITATLKAAKNWDRKIIVVFQPHRYSRMQGLLDDFCKSLKIADSVIITDVYSAGEIAIESASSLILSDKMRHTGYKNVYYVPDKKDISLNLNNLLKGGEMVIFLGAGDITKYCDDFVDSKNVKTTNAGSARINQ, encoded by the coding sequence ATGGAAAATATCAATAAAAAAATTCATCTTATAGGGATAGGCGGCTCAGGAATGAGCGGTATAGCGGAAGTTTTGATTAATTCAGGATACACCGTTACAGGTTCTGATATAGAATATAGCAATACAATCAAAAAAATTGAATCCTTAGGCGGCAAAGTTTATATAGGACATAATTCGTCCAATATTAACGAAGCCGAAATAGTTGTATATTCTTCGGCTATCAAAGATGACAATATAGAATTAGTTGAAGCTAAAAACAGGAAACTTACCGTTTTAAGAAGAGCAGAAATGCTTGCAGAATTATTATCGCTGAAAAAAGGCATAGCTATAGCCGGTTCGCATGGAAAGACGACCACAACATCGATGATTTCAAATATTTTAGGTTATGCGGGACTTGACCCTACATTTGTCGTAGGAGGAAAGGTTTTCGGAATAGATATGCATTCAAAAGTAGGAAAAGGTGATTTTATGGTGGTTGAAGCTGATGAAAGCGACGGGTCTTTCTTGAAGCTTAAACCTGATTATTGCGTTGTTACAAATATTGATTATGAACATTTAAATTTTTACGGAGGCATAGAAAATATAAAATCTGCATTCAAAGATTTTATAAATAATATTTCTTTTTTAGGTTTTGCTTCTTTATGCGCAGACAATAATATATTGAGGTCTTTATTTCCGGATTTATCAAGGAAATATTTCACTTACGGAATAGAACAGGAAGCAGATTATTACGCTTTAAATATTGAACTTGAAAAAGAATTTTCAAGATTTGACGTATATTGCAAAAATAAATTTATAAAGAAATTTAAACTTTCAGTTCCGGGTATGCATAATATCTATAATGCCTTGGGCGCTATAACTTTAACAATGGAACTCGGCATAGAAACCGATTCTATTTTTGAAGCCTTAAAAGATTTTCATGGGGTAGAAAGAAGATTTCAGATAAAAAAAGAAGATGAAAGGATTATAATAGTTGATGATTATGCGCATCATCCTGTTGAAATAACGGCAACGCTTAAAGCGGCTAAAAATTGGGACAGGAAGATAATAGTAGTTTTTCAGCCGCATAGATATTCAAGAATGCAGGGATTATTAGATGATTTTTGCAAATCATTAAAAATTGCCGACAGCGTGATAATAACAGATGTTTATTCCGCCGGAGAGATTGCTATAGAGTCGGCTTCGTCTTTAATATTGAGCGATAAAATGAGGCATACTGGTTATAAAAATGTTTATTATGTTCCGGATAAAAAAGACATATCATTAAATTTAAATAATCTGCTCAAAGGCGGAGAAATGGTAATTTTTCTGGGAGCAGGCGACATAACAAAATATTGCGATGATTTTGTAGATTCTAAAAATGTTAAAACAACTAATGCGGGCAGCGCAAGGATAAATCAATAA
- the murB gene encoding UDP-N-acetylmuramate dehydrogenase: protein MIENIAAIREILNKNGVFYIENADMSLYSTMRTGGSAVLMIFPENEAGLYAVCKIIKNYCRDFYITGSASNTLFKDGIIEIPIISFKNGFKYIDFDVNNNYYTVKAGAGVLLSKMLNFSLKKSLEGFEFAYGIPGTVGGAVKMNAGSKESNIENIISSLDVITKYGEKFNFKKEQLKFSYRNLKITDFNEDNYFITGVEFLLKSSTKNSIAEKMNLFKSRKMTQPLGKRSLGCIFKNPEGHFAGKIIDDIGLKGSAKGDAAVSEKHANFIINKGNAKSSDILDLIKEISETALREKNIRLDTEIKII from the coding sequence ATGATTGAAAATATAGCAGCCATAAGAGAAATACTTAATAAAAACGGTGTATTTTATATTGAAAATGCAGATATGTCTTTGTATAGTACTATGAGAACCGGAGGTTCCGCTGTTTTAATGATTTTTCCGGAAAATGAAGCAGGACTTTATGCCGTCTGCAAAATTATTAAAAATTACTGTAGGGATTTTTATATAACAGGAAGCGCTTCAAATACGCTGTTTAAAGATGGCATAATAGAGATACCGATTATTTCGTTTAAAAATGGATTTAAGTATATAGATTTCGATGTTAACAATAATTATTATACCGTAAAAGCAGGGGCAGGAGTTTTGCTTTCAAAAATGCTTAATTTTTCATTAAAAAAAAGTCTTGAAGGATTCGAATTTGCCTACGGAATTCCCGGAACAGTCGGCGGGGCAGTTAAAATGAACGCCGGCTCTAAAGAATCAAATATTGAAAATATAATCAGTAGTTTAGATGTTATTACTAAATACGGTGAAAAATTTAATTTTAAGAAAGAACAGTTAAAATTTTCATACAGAAATCTTAAAATAACTGATTTTAATGAGGATAATTATTTTATTACAGGTGTTGAATTTTTATTAAAAAGTTCTACTAAAAACAGTATAGCTGAAAAAATGAATTTATTTAAATCAAGAAAAATGACTCAACCATTAGGCAAAAGATCATTGGGGTGTATATTTAAAAATCCGGAAGGGCATTTTGCAGGAAAAATTATAGACGATATAGGTTTAAAAGGTTCAGCTAAGGGAGATGCCGCTGTTTCAGAAAAGCACGCCAATTTTATAATAAATAAAGGCAACGCAAAATCTTCCGATATTTTAGATTTAATTAAAGAAATTAGCGAAACTGCATTGAGGGAAAAAAATATACGATTGGATACTGAAATTAAAATAATTTAA
- a CDS encoding D-alanine--D-alanine ligase: MREKIKNLKIGVLAGGSSAEREISLKTGKAVEDSLAGMGYNVIKFDLDENFFDELKKIDICFNALHGTFGEDGKVQGVLELLKIPYTGSDVEASAIAMDKIKSKIIFKYYGLDVPDFFSVKKGETKEQIKNKMQNLPFPYFIKPNAQGSSVGASIAYSVSELYSALEDAFQYDDEVIVEEYIAGREIQFAVFSGKPVGCVEIKPNDSFYSYSAKYTKGKTQYILEPDLTEEEYQACEYASVSAHASLGCRGVTRTDIILSDSGKANVLEINTLPGLTEFSLVPMIAQKKGIKFGALIEDIIEDALT; this comes from the coding sequence ATGAGAGAAAAAATAAAAAATTTGAAAATAGGCGTGTTGGCGGGAGGCAGCTCCGCAGAGAGGGAGATATCCCTTAAAACCGGGAAAGCCGTTGAGGATTCTCTTGCGGGCATGGGTTATAATGTCATAAAGTTTGATTTAGATGAAAATTTTTTTGACGAACTAAAAAAAATTGATATTTGTTTTAACGCTCTTCATGGGACATTTGGAGAGGACGGTAAAGTTCAGGGAGTTTTAGAGCTTTTAAAGATTCCGTATACGGGTTCAGATGTTGAAGCCAGCGCAATTGCCATGGATAAAATAAAATCAAAAATAATTTTTAAATATTATGGATTAGATGTTCCCGATTTTTTTTCGGTTAAAAAAGGAGAGACTAAAGAACAGATAAAAAATAAAATGCAGAATCTGCCCTTTCCGTATTTCATAAAGCCTAACGCTCAAGGTTCAAGTGTCGGCGCGTCAATTGCTTACTCTGTAAGCGAATTATATTCAGCGCTGGAAGATGCTTTCCAATATGATGATGAAGTTATTGTAGAAGAATATATTGCTGGCAGAGAAATACAATTTGCGGTTTTTTCGGGAAAACCGGTGGGCTGCGTTGAAATAAAACCTAATGACAGTTTTTATTCATACTCTGCAAAATATACAAAAGGGAAAACGCAGTATATTTTAGAGCCTGATTTAACTGAAGAAGAATATCAAGCATGCGAATATGCATCCGTGTCAGCACATGCCTCTTTAGGCTGCAGAGGCGTAACAAGGACCGATATAATACTCAGTGATTCAGGAAAGGCAAATGTTCTAGAAATTAATACATTGCCGGGATTAACTGAATTTAGCTTAGTTCCCATGATTGCGCAGAAAAAAGGCATCAAGTTCGGTGCACTCATAGAAGATATTATTGAAGATGCCTTGACTTGA
- a CDS encoding FtsQ-type POTRA domain-containing protein, with translation MFNKNNNKKKGDIKNYGAGNFHIQNENIKKKKENKKNKKINEVEKLVNNNSNNNKSRNKNNNINNNFANRNSDSNLNNNRKKNKNNDFNFIKTIYVIGFIVASAVIIYFAYNKINYYFFNKKIFKLKKIIIKGIKINKKEKLKILKLSSLYYGENLININLKRITRLVASDRWYKDITVYRKYPDEIFILLKRRKIGAILNDGRLYYLSRAGFVIGKINGEAGYDYPVITGITGSITSKNVGYYLSGIHKALSFLRTIKHSYLKDELSEIHIQKDKGVVVYTNSGEEIKFGNGNIKNKLKTLKMLQYEIKKINLKYDGYINLEYKNEAVVKVNSGSRVLPANYKKIIIPPDIWK, from the coding sequence ATGTTTAATAAAAATAATAATAAAAAAAAGGGAGATATAAAAAATTACGGCGCAGGTAACTTTCATATACAAAATGAAAATATAAAAAAAAAGAAAGAGAATAAAAAAAATAAAAAAATTAATGAGGTTGAAAAACTTGTAAACAATAACAGCAATAATAATAAGAGCAGAAATAAAAATAATAATATTAATAATAATTTTGCAAATAGAAACAGCGATAGCAATCTTAATAATAATAGAAAGAAGAATAAAAATAATGATTTTAATTTTATTAAAACGATATATGTGATTGGATTTATCGTAGCAAGCGCGGTTATTATTTATTTTGCATACAATAAAATAAATTATTATTTTTTTAATAAGAAAATATTTAAATTAAAAAAAATTATTATTAAGGGCATTAAGATTAATAAAAAAGAAAAGCTGAAAATATTAAAATTATCCAGTCTTTATTATGGTGAAAATTTAATTAATATAAATTTAAAACGTATTACCCGGCTTGTTGCATCGGACAGATGGTATAAAGATATCACAGTGTATCGTAAATATCCCGATGAGATTTTTATATTACTAAAAAGAAGAAAGATAGGAGCAATTTTGAACGACGGCAGATTATATTATTTAAGCAGAGCAGGGTTTGTCATCGGGAAGATTAACGGGGAAGCGGGATATGATTATCCGGTTATCACCGGAATTACAGGTAGCATTACATCAAAGAATGTCGGTTATTATTTGTCCGGTATACATAAAGCGTTAAGTTTTTTAAGGACTATAAAGCATTCTTATTTAAAAGATGAACTGAGCGAAATACATATTCAGAAAGATAAAGGGGTCGTAGTTTATACAAATAGCGGCGAAGAAATAAAATTTGGAAACGGAAATATTAAAAATAAATTAAAAACGTTAAAAATGCTGCAGTATGAAATAAAAAAAATTAATCTTAAATATGATGGGTATATAAATCTTGAATATAAAAATGAAGCGGTAGTAAAAGTTAATAGCGGTTCTAGGGTTTTGCCGGCTAATTATAAAAAGATTATAATACCGCCGGATATATGGAAGTAA